The following are encoded together in the Salvia hispanica cultivar TCC Black 2014 chromosome 6, UniMelb_Shisp_WGS_1.0, whole genome shotgun sequence genome:
- the LOC125196402 gene encoding protein DETOXIFICATION 25-like — protein MDECMQQNLLNPTPQSVHVDLKLKAKIYQESKKIWRVALPSIISRVTSFATIVVTQSFIGHINSTHLAAYALVQTLIVRFVNGIVIGMSSATETLCGQAYGAKQHHMMGIFLQRSWLVDLVSLTLLLPLFVFATPIFLALGEDEAIAASAGYISLWFIPFVYSIVFALTIQMYLQAQQKNMVVAWLSAAQLAIHVPLSWLLVTVMDLGVAGAMCALCVSSWLVVAGEFVYIFGGWCHHSWTGFTMAAFHDIIPVVKLSISSGVMLCLELWYYAILVLLAGYMKNAQVSISAFSICLNVSGLEFMISMGMMGAAIVRVANELGAGDAAATRFSIKVVMATSVVIGAVFWILCLIFGSKLGYLFTRDEDVVVAVAGLSLLLAFTLLLNAIYPVLSGVAIGAGLQSKVAIISFVCFYAIGLPIGAVLGYVVHLQAKGIWIGMMSGVVTQTLALCYMTWKTEWDEQVLIASARLKRWHLKSGEENQHHNSDNHS, from the exons ATGGATGAATGCATGCAACAAAATCTGCTCAATCCAACGCCACAATCAGTACATGTCGACTTGAAGTTGAAGGCAAAAATCTATCAAGAATCCAAGAAAATATGGCGAGTAGCATTGCCTAGCATCATCTCAAGAGTTACTTCATTTGCCACTATAGTTGTCACTCAATCTTTCATTGGACACATCAACTCTACCCATCTTGCCGCCTATGCTCTTGTCCAAACCCTCATCGTCCGATTCGTCAATGGAATAGTG ATTGGGATGTCGAGCGCAACTGAAACCTTGTGCGGGCAAGCCTATGGGGCGAAGCAGCATCACATGATGGGGATCTTCCTGCAACGTTCGTGGCTGGTGGATTTGGTCAGCCTAACCTTACTCCTCCCCCTCTTCGTCTTCGCGACGCCTATATTCCTGGCGTTGGGGGAGGATGAGGCCATTGCTGCTTCGGCGGGGTACATCTCCCTGTGGTTCATCCCGTTCGTGTACAGCATCGTCTTCGCCCTCACCATCCAGATGTACCTGCAGGCGCAGCAGAAGAACATGGTGGTGGCATGGCTCTCCGCAGCCCAGCTGGCCATCCACGTCCCCTTGTCTTGGCTCTTGGTGACCGTCATGGACTTGGGGGTGGCCGGGGCAATGTGCGCACTCTGTGTGTCGTCGTGGCTGGTCGTTGCGGGGGAGTTTGTTTACATATTTGGAGGGTGGTGTCACCATTCTTGGACAGGATTCACCATGGCTGCTTTTCATGACATTATTCCTGTCGTCAAGCTCTCTATTTCCTCTGGCGTCATGCTCTG TTTGGAGCTATGGTACTATGCCATTTTGGTGTTGCTAGCCGGCTACATGAAAAATGCTCAAGTTTCAATCTCTGCCTTCTCTATATG CCTGAATGTGAGCGGGTTGGAGTTCATGATCAGCATGGGCATGATGGGTGCTGCAAT TGTGAGGGTGGCGAACGAGCTGGGCGCAGGCGACGCAGCGGCCACGAGGTTCTCGATTAAGGTGGTGATGGCCACATCGGTGGTGATAGGGGCGGTTTTCTGGATCCTCTGTTTAATTTTTGGCAGCAAACTGGGCTACTTGTTTACCCGGGACGAGGATGTTGTTGTGGCGGTCGCCGGCCTCTCTCTTTTGCTTGCCTTCACGCTCTTGCTCAATGCCATATATCCCGTCCTCTCAG GTGTTGCTATTGGAGCAGGGCTGCAGAGCAAAGTTGCGATTATTAGCTTCGTTTGTTTTTATGCCATTGGATTGCCTATTGGAGCTGTGCTTGGATATGTGGTTCATCTCCAAGCAAAG GGGATATGGATTGGGATGATGAGCGGAGTTGTGACTCAAACTCTTGCACTATGTTACATGACTTGGAAAACAGAGTGGGATGAACAg GTTTTGATAGCTTCAGCTCGTCTCAAGAGATGGCACCTCAAATCTGGAGAAGAAAATCAACACCACAATTCTGATAATCATTCTTAG
- the LOC125196403 gene encoding ELMO domain-containing protein C gives MTSRTLRRRLYHGDIDGGRHDRCETSDFDALSEPLLGDGHYDYTKHNEGTSLVDILDEQRRKEYLHWTLVFSNVIAQWAQWLANIVLSSGSLLARIVPFISGTQNGANNLLPPVILSPLQEARLKYLKQRLSAPFDGTSSDHQDSLRQLWRLAYPDRQLPALKSEAWKDMGWQGSDPSTDFRGGGFISLENLIFFAKTYPEVFQNLLHKRDGDRSEWEYPFAVAGINISFMLVQMLDLQSGNPSNLAGQRFLQMLSHDDMAFDNLFCVAFKMLDVQWVAKRASYMEFNEVLKSTRSQLEREMALEDVSSVKDLPAYNLLRI, from the exons ATGACTTCCCGTACGCTGAGAAGGCGGCTGTACCATGGCGATATTGACGGCGGAAGACACGATCGTTGCGAGACGTCGGATTTTGATGCATTGAGCGAGCCGTTGCTGGGAGATGGACATTACGATTATACCAAACACAATGAG GGGACATCGCTTGTGGATATTTTGGATGAACAGCGGCGTAAAGAGTATCTTCATTGGACACTGGTATTCTCCAATGTGATTGCTCAGTGGGCTCAATGGTTAG CAAATATTGTTCTTAGTTCCGGGTCTCTACTAGCTCGGATCGTACCATTTATATCGGGCACTCAGAATGGAGCCAACAACTTGCTTCCGCCAGTTATACTTAGTCCCTTGCAG GAAGCAAGGCTAAAATATCTAAAGCAAAGGCTTTCAGCTCCTTTTGATGGCACTAGTTCAGATCATCAA GACTCACTTAGACAACTTTGGAGGCTAGCTTATCCTGATAGACAGCTCCCAGCTCTTAAATCAGAGGCCTGGAAAGATATGGGATGGCAAGGGTCAGACCCTTCGACAGATTTCAG GGGCGGAGGCTTTATATCATTGGAGAATTTGATCTTCTTTGCCAAGACATATCCG GAAGTGTTTCAAAATCTGTTGCACAAGAGAGATGGAGACAGGTCAGAGTGGGAGTATCCGTTTGCTGTGGCTGgcataaatatttcatttatgctTGTTCAAATGTTAGATCTACAATCAG GCAATCCTAGCAATTTGGCTGGACAGCGCTTTCTACAGATGCTGAGCCACGATGATATGGCCTTCGACAACCTCTTTTGTGTCGCTTTCAAGATGCTGGACGTGCAGTGGGTTGCCAAGCGAGCCTCATATATGGAATTCAAC GAAGTTCTAAAATCTACAAGATCACAACTAGAGCGGGAGATGGCGCTGGAAGATGTATCGAGCGTGAAGGATTTGCCAGCATATAATCTACTGAGAATATAA